The Branchiostoma floridae strain S238N-H82 chromosome 7, Bfl_VNyyK, whole genome shotgun sequence region cacatacacacacacagatacacacaaacaactgtTTTATGCTTGTGCCGTAGAGACGTTCGAATAGCGTAAGTGTCACCTGATGACGACATATCACTTACTgttttctatttgcaaaatgacgtcattctcAGTGCATGAACTGGGGACAAGCCCAGTTTCATTTCGATGTTTGTctggaaacaaaacaagattgGCAATTCAGGACAAAATTGCCATGGTGACGACTTTCATTGCTCTCCTAAGTTATTCTTATTGTTAATTATGTTGTAATGAGTGGAATTAGTACCTTATATTTACATTCACTATGACATGAGTATGAACGTCTTGCATTGGATTATATCATGTATCAATAGGCTAGCATATGATAGCAATGGCTGGCTTAACGACCTACCACACATGACCTTGCATTTGTTGAATTTATTTTACATTAGACACAGAATATTTCTCTCTGTGACTCTGAATATGATTACCAtttgccatcattcaagattaTAACCTTGACATTaagtatttcctgtctaccTGTggtgtatggcttgaacaagtcAGAACTCACAGTTCATGGATGATAGACATTTTGACAAAGCATGGAGTTGCGACTATGGAAATTGAATGGATCCAGAGGACATCGAATGTGCTTACATCTGGCAGCACAAATGAGCCTGCCGTGATTCGGACCAACAAAATTAGCAACCATGCTCTCTGACCGAGCCGTCCCCCTGATCCCAGCTTTCTAGGACATGGCCCAAATTCCGTTTAACATACCTCGAGGCTTCCATGCCAAACATGCCTGTacaatttctagaatttttccagactgaacacaatgatataccatttggctttcccctgaggcgtcgccaaaaacgcGAACCAGCTCTCCTGCAAAAAATACAAACCGTCACTCAAGCAGTCTGCGAACGAGGCTAGTATTTGCTGTAGTCACCTGATGTGAGTCACCCCACCGAAACCAACTTCTGAGAAGAAGCGGGACAGAAACTCAACAGTCTCCCTAAGAGCTAGACGTGTCGACAATATTCGGTACATGCGGCCAGTGTGAAGTTCTAGACGTCAAGATATATGGCACTGCAAGATGGCGAGAAACATGCCAGACGACTTCGACGAGCAGTTCCTGGCCTGTCCGGTCTGCATGCTGCACTTCCGGGACCCCAAAATTCTGCCATgtttgcatacattttgtagggaGTGTCTGCAAGAATGGGCCACCAAACAACAGCCGCTGGAGTGTCCAACCTGCCGCACACAGGTCAGTCTACCAGACCAAGGTGTGGACGGACTCAGGACCAACTTCTACGTCAACAACCTGCTGGACTTCGCGGCGGCCAAGAAAGGTGTGGAGCCAGGTGTGCCATGCCAGGTGTGTGACGGGAATGTGGAGGGTTCAAAGTCTTGGTGTGCGGATTGCGCTAAATTAATGTGCGATTCGTGTACATTGCTACACCGTAGATTTCCACTTTTCGAAAACCACGAAGTCGCCACTGAAGTAACACTGAAGGCAGAGGAGGGTAGGAGCAAATTTCATCGCAAACGACACTGCGAAAAACACAAGAACCAAGAACTGGTCTTCTACTGTGAGAGCTGTAACGCTTTGGTTTGTACGGCATGTACCGTGGTCGACCATCGGCCGGGCAAAGATCACAATCCGGTAGAAATCGCCACGGTCGCtcagaagaaaaaagaatccCTTCAAGCACTGCTGCAAGACATAGACCCACGTCTGAAACACGTCCATGCATCAGTTAAGGAAATTGAAAGGAAGATGGCAAACTTGGTCCCCTCGAAAGAAGCTGCCACAGAACAGACCAAGACGTATTTCCGCCAACTTGCCTACATTCTGCAAAACCGTGAAAAGGAGATTTTGAGTCAGATTGATGAACAATGCCGAGCCGATGGCAAAACGCTGCAGACAAAGAAGGAAGAGATAGAGTTTGAGTTGGCCGGACTGACGAGCGCACAGACGTTTTGTCAACAAGCTGTAGAACACGGAAGTGACGTGCACATTCTGGAGCTGggaaaccaagtccaaacaaggGTAGAAACTCTGCTGGCAAAACAACTGGACCTGGAGTCCGACTGGAGCGAGTTTCAGTTCGTCGAGAACAGGGATGTGAAAGACTTTGAGAAAGAAGTTCGAGACTTTGGTGGCGTAAAAACTAAAATCGACGCTTCGAAGTGCGAAGTAGTTCTGAAACAAGCAGTCCAGGGATTTGAGTGCGTTGCTGAGCTGACGACAATAAACAAAGAAGGTCGTCCTTGCGTTACGAACAGTAAAGCTGTCACATCCAACATGAAGGACCCCTCAGGGACCGATGTCCCGATACAGCTACAGATGAAGAGTTGGGGCGAGTGGGAAATTTTGTACGTACCCAAGGTCACGGAAAACCACAGGttagaggtcaaggtcaactcaGAACAAGTGCCAGGAAGTCCGTTTGAGATTGAAGTGAAAGGGAACCCCGTGTTGACTACTGGACGAAAGGGCAGTGGCGTGGGGGAACTGGACGCGCCGCTAGGTGTTGCCTTTGATAGTGACGGTAACATTGCAGTGGTGGAACGTGGAA contains the following coding sequences:
- the LOC118419738 gene encoding tripartite motif-containing protein 2-like, with protein sequence MARNMPDDFDEQFLACPVCMLHFRDPKILPCLHTFCRECLQEWATKQQPLECPTCRTQVSLPDQGVDGLRTNFYVNNLLDFAAAKKGVEPGVPCQVCDGNVEGSKSWCADCAKLMCDSCTLLHRRFPLFENHEVATEVTLKAEEGRSKFHRKRHCEKHKNQELVFYCESCNALVCTACTVVDHRPGKDHNPVEIATVAQKKKESLQALLQDIDPRLKHVHASVKEIERKMANLVPSKEAATEQTKTYFRQLAYILQNREKEILSQIDEQCRADGKTLQTKKEEIEFELAGLTSAQTFCQQAVEHGSDVHILELGNQVQTRVETLLAKQLDLESDWSEFQFVENRDVKDFEKEVRDFGGVKTKIDASKCEVVLKQAVQGFECVAELTTINKEGRPCVTNSKAVTSNMKDPSGTDVPIQLQMKSWGEWEILYVPKVTENHRLEVKVNSEQVPGSPFEIEVKGNPVLTTGRKGSGVGELDAPLGVAFDSDGNIAVVERGNKRIQIFNKDTGQSLRSFPIDGEKAYDLVVDSNGMFLVTSWGENFGLRRYSKEGKLLDTFKPDCMDDPHGLTVLKDGRMVVVNRPEQTSCLLLLQSDGSLIREIGKGQLQNPVFVSVDESRDVIFVTDKSAHKVFAFDLDGNLKFDFGRQGDIDGEFQNPEGVTVDRAGNIIVSNAGDGRVQVFGLDGTFKRKLGTVEGGYASSVVLTPDGYVAVACFHGHCIELYRYK